A genome region from Chitinophagales bacterium includes the following:
- a CDS encoding amidophosphoribosyltransferase yields MSDSIKHECGVALLKLNKPLQFYIDKYKTPTYALDKMYLMMEKMRNRGQDGSGIAVIKRETHFGHDFIYRERSADANSLQHIFQKSYAHFENFTEEQKNDAKFLIQNSDSFGHVFLGHLRYGTHGVNSEKVCHPFYRKSNWLTRNLVLAGNFNLTNVKELMAQLVNLGQHPRQNTDTVLVLEKIGHFLDVEVQTLFDEYKKVGLDNQEISDKIQKELVIENLLSRAVKGFDGGYNIAGVLGYGDAFAFRDPSGIRPCHYYSDDEVTIVASERPAIATTFNIDYNQINELPPAHALILKNDQPLSIKKIQEPRERLSCSFERIYFARGTDGAIYSERKMLGKLLAPIVYDKIKADFNNTVFSFIPNTAELAYMGLIKGLEQIYRSNIISSLDQDHAAELVEGRIRAEKLIVKDAKLRTFITNDSSRNALVSHVYDITYNSIVSGRDTICIIDDSIVRGTTLKQSIINILGRLKPKKVIVVSSAPQIRYPDCYGIDMSKLGDLLVFRAAKEILTRKNKLDFIEEIYEKCKSENQKPFAEIQNILQEFYAQFNDEELTKIAAELVTPDHADYEVELVFQTLENLAVACPNDRGDWYFSGNYATPGGNRVANQSFINYYENNNERAY; encoded by the coding sequence ATGTCCGATAGCATCAAACACGAATGTGGAGTGGCCCTCCTCAAATTAAATAAGCCACTTCAATTCTATATTGACAAGTATAAAACGCCTACTTATGCTCTAGACAAGATGTATCTCATGATGGAGAAAATGAGAAATAGGGGTCAGGACGGTTCGGGGATAGCTGTTATTAAGCGAGAAACACATTTCGGTCATGACTTTATTTATCGTGAAAGAAGTGCAGATGCAAATAGTTTGCAACATATTTTTCAAAAATCGTATGCACATTTTGAAAATTTTACCGAGGAGCAAAAAAATGATGCCAAGTTCTTAATTCAAAACAGTGATTCTTTCGGTCATGTATTTTTGGGTCATCTCCGATATGGAACCCACGGTGTCAATTCCGAAAAGGTTTGTCATCCTTTTTACAGAAAGTCCAATTGGCTTACCAGAAACTTGGTTTTAGCTGGCAATTTTAATTTAACCAATGTCAAAGAACTCATGGCTCAGCTCGTCAATCTAGGACAACATCCAAGACAAAATACAGATACGGTATTAGTCTTGGAAAAAATTGGGCATTTTTTGGATGTAGAAGTTCAGACTTTATTTGATGAATATAAAAAAGTAGGACTAGATAATCAAGAAATTTCAGACAAAATTCAAAAGGAACTTGTCATAGAAAATTTGTTATCTAGAGCTGTCAAAGGTTTTGATGGGGGATATAATATAGCAGGAGTTTTGGGTTATGGAGATGCCTTTGCTTTCCGCGATCCAAGTGGTATTAGACCATGTCATTATTATTCGGACGATGAAGTAACGATAGTGGCTAGTGAACGACCGGCTATTGCTACTACATTCAATATAGATTATAATCAAATCAATGAATTGCCTCCCGCGCATGCTTTGATTTTAAAAAATGATCAACCTCTTTCTATCAAGAAAATTCAAGAGCCTAGAGAGCGATTGTCTTGTAGCTTTGAGCGTATATACTTTGCCCGCGGCACAGATGGAGCTATATACAGTGAACGTAAAATGCTCGGAAAACTCCTAGCTCCAATAGTCTATGATAAAATTAAAGCAGATTTTAATAATACGGTATTCTCATTTATCCCTAACACTGCAGAGCTCGCCTATATGGGATTGATAAAGGGGTTGGAACAGATTTATCGTTCCAACATTATTTCATCTCTGGACCAAGACCATGCTGCCGAGTTGGTAGAAGGAAGAATTCGTGCGGAAAAATTGATAGTCAAAGATGCTAAGTTGCGAACCTTTATTACCAACGATTCTAGCCGCAATGCCCTAGTGTCTCACGTATATGACATAACCTACAATTCTATAGTGTCAGGTCGGGATACGATTTGTATCATTGATGATTCTATAGTGAGAGGTACTACACTCAAGCAAAGTATCATCAATATACTCGGTCGATTAAAACCTAAAAAAGTAATAGTCGTATCATCGGCTCCACAAATTCGATATCCAGATTGCTACGGCATAGATATGAGCAAGCTAGGTGATTTGTTGGTGTTTAGAGCTGCCAAAGAAATTTTAACTAGAAAAAATAAGCTTGACTTTATTGAAGAAATTTACGAGAAATGTAAATCGGAAAATCAAAAACCATTTGCAGAAATTCAAAATATACTTCAAGAATTTTATGCTCAATTTAATGATGAAGAATTAACTAAAATTGCTGCTGAACTTGTGACACCAGATCATGCGGATTATGAAGTCGAGCTAGTATTTCAAACCTTGGAGAATCTAGCAGTAGCCTGCCCTAACGATAGAGGTGACTGGTATTTCAGCGGAAACTACGCTACTCCAGGTGGCAATCGCGTAGCCAACCAATCATTTATTAACTATTATGAAAATAATAATGAGAGAGCATATTAG
- a CDS encoding tetratricopeptide repeat protein, translating into MQRFQYSYLLNLLWLLLPLVGLIIWYYRWQRQTEANSFKTTILGHIIPFKNSFQIRTKLVLFFVSLILLIIAIANPQIGVKGEKIKGQGLDIMLLLDVSNSMLAEDINPNRISRSKLFITKFLDKLKHDRVGLILFAGSSYIQVPLTIDFTSIKMSLPIIDPNNFPSQGTNIGEAVGMAGKTLGLTDSKSKAIVIITDGEDHDREANAAIEDARKNGIKVFAIGVGEENGAPIPLGNGEFKKDDQGNTVMTAFNRSVLEKLASIGNGGFFHLGQQGNIEEDVVSELNKLEGKDFEEFDFSNFNSYFYWFALVVLFLLFIEFIIPDIDFNQFIKRAFSISFLLLFTASAQSQNNEAEKHKKTVKTLIRKGNSSYQNNNFQKSELNYRKALALQPKNRVANFNLGNSLYSQQKFQESVESFESCINKNDNKLSRARVYHNIGNAYFKSNQLAEAIKAYENALKLNPNDMDTKYNLALAKKQQKNKGGGKNNQPKNQDKKDNKDNKDQKKDNTNEGQPQEKPEDSKQEERQPNKGMTKEQAQRLLEALKNQEQNTQNKMEAKKAKPDNKKSEKDW; encoded by the coding sequence ATGCAAAGATTTCAATATTCCTATTTGCTAAATTTATTGTGGTTACTACTGCCTTTAGTAGGTCTAATTATTTGGTATTATCGCTGGCAAAGGCAAACTGAAGCTAATTCTTTTAAAACTACAATACTCGGTCATATCATCCCATTTAAGAATTCCTTTCAGATTAGAACTAAGCTTGTATTGTTTTTCGTAAGTCTTATCTTATTAATCATAGCTATAGCCAATCCTCAGATTGGAGTCAAAGGAGAAAAAATTAAAGGGCAGGGACTCGATATTATGCTACTGCTTGATGTCTCAAATAGTATGTTGGCAGAAGATATTAATCCTAACAGAATCAGTAGATCGAAACTATTTATTACTAAGTTTTTAGACAAACTAAAGCATGATAGAGTCGGCCTAATTTTGTTCGCTGGTAGCTCTTATATTCAAGTACCGCTGACGATAGATTTTACCTCTATCAAAATGAGTTTGCCTATCATAGATCCTAATAACTTTCCTTCACAGGGTACTAATATTGGAGAAGCAGTTGGTATGGCTGGTAAAACTCTAGGATTAACGGACTCTAAAAGTAAAGCTATTGTTATAATTACGGATGGTGAAGACCATGATCGAGAAGCTAATGCAGCAATAGAAGATGCTAGGAAAAATGGCATCAAAGTTTTTGCAATTGGTGTAGGAGAAGAAAATGGTGCTCCTATACCTTTAGGTAATGGAGAATTCAAAAAAGATGACCAAGGTAATACAGTGATGACTGCATTTAACAGAAGTGTCTTAGAAAAGTTAGCTTCAATTGGTAATGGCGGTTTCTTTCATTTGGGCCAACAAGGTAATATTGAAGAAGATGTAGTTTCTGAGTTAAATAAATTGGAGGGTAAAGATTTTGAAGAGTTCGATTTTTCTAATTTTAATAGTTATTTCTATTGGTTTGCTTTGGTCGTATTATTTTTACTTTTTATCGAATTTATCATTCCAGATATAGATTTTAATCAGTTTATTAAGAGGGCTTTTAGTATAAGCTTCTTGCTACTTTTTACAGCTTCCGCTCAATCACAAAATAATGAAGCAGAAAAGCACAAAAAAACTGTAAAGACTCTGATACGCAAAGGCAATTCAAGTTATCAAAACAATAATTTCCAAAAATCTGAACTAAACTATAGAAAAGCACTAGCTCTGCAGCCTAAAAATCGGGTTGCTAATTTTAATCTTGGAAATTCTCTATATAGTCAACAAAAATTTCAGGAATCTGTTGAATCATTTGAAAGTTGTATCAATAAAAATGATAACAAATTGTCAAGAGCAAGAGTTTATCACAATATAGGTAATGCTTATTTTAAATCCAATCAGCTTGCAGAGGCAATTAAAGCATATGAAAATGCACTGAAACTCAATCCTAATGATATGGATACCAAGTATAATTTAGCGCTCGCCAAGAAACAACAGAAGAACAAAGGTGGAGGTAAGAATAATCAGCCGAAAAATCAAGATAAGAAAGATAATAAGGACAATAAAGATCAGAAGAAAGATAATACAAATGAAGGGCAACCTCAAGAAAAGCCGGAAGATTCAAAACAAGAGGAAAGGCAACCAAATAAAGGAATGACAAAGGAACAGGCTCAGCGTCTCTTAGAAGCTTTAAAGAATCAGGAACAAAATACACAGAATAAAATGGAAGCCAAAAAAGCAAAACCAGATAATAAAAAAAGTGAGAAAGATTGGTAA
- a CDS encoding acyl-CoA desaturase has product MKLSDYILMEPRYKWADEQGNFIRPTLGQMFSEYFYRINIFRDKRNWFPLYAWLLVLLLMPFFLLLITKYLSVSNLLIAFFYGMVFMGSHGTMWYHRYSTHNAFTFKNSFWKFISQHLVVKVIPEELYVVSHHVHHEKSDQPGDPYNAFGGFFYCFLADTNHQLMNRDLSEADYNIAKKNIAHTGTVMNSYEQYKKYGTIAHPGYVLASTFLNWAFWGTFFYFLGEWAGAYGGGLGLLCAIFGGTFVWAVGIRTFNYEGHGKGKGKKGWGSSDYNRADYSINQLWPGYVAGEWHNNHHLFATSARSGFLPYQLDLPWLYVKLLHFLGGISEYRDYKKQFIENYVKPFEKSHHFQDSTALPPDLSVV; this is encoded by the coding sequence ATGAAATTAAGCGACTATATATTGATGGAGCCACGCTATAAGTGGGCAGATGAACAAGGAAATTTTATTCGACCTACTCTGGGTCAAATGTTTTCTGAATATTTTTATAGAATCAATATTTTCCGTGATAAGCGCAATTGGTTTCCTTTGTATGCTTGGCTTTTAGTCTTGTTACTTATGCCATTCTTCTTATTATTAATTACAAAATATTTATCTGTAAGCAATTTACTGATAGCCTTCTTCTATGGCATGGTGTTTATGGGAAGCCATGGCACTATGTGGTATCATCGCTATTCTACCCACAATGCGTTTACGTTTAAAAATAGCTTCTGGAAATTTATTTCACAGCATTTGGTTGTAAAGGTAATTCCAGAAGAGTTGTATGTTGTTTCCCACCATGTGCATCATGAGAAATCAGACCAGCCAGGTGATCCCTATAATGCTTTCGGAGGCTTTTTTTACTGCTTTCTTGCAGACACCAATCATCAATTGATGAATAGAGACTTGTCAGAAGCGGATTATAATATAGCCAAAAAGAATATAGCACATACTGGTACTGTCATGAATAGTTATGAACAATATAAAAAATATGGCACTATAGCTCATCCGGGTTACGTTTTGGCCTCCACCTTTTTGAATTGGGCTTTTTGGGGCACTTTCTTTTATTTCTTAGGAGAATGGGCAGGTGCCTATGGCGGCGGGTTAGGATTGCTTTGTGCAATTTTCGGTGGCACCTTTGTATGGGCAGTAGGTATCAGAACTTTCAATTATGAAGGGCATGGTAAAGGCAAGGGTAAAAAAGGCTGGGGTAGTTCCGACTATAACCGTGCAGACTACTCTATCAATCAATTATGGCCAGGATATGTAGCTGGAGAATGGCATAACAATCACCACCTATTTGCTACAAGTGCTAGAAGCGGTTTTCTGCCTTATCAATTGGATTTACCATGGCTTTATGTCAAACTTCTTCACTTTTTAGGAGGTATTTCGGAATATCGCGACTACAAAAAACAGTTCATTGAAAATTATGTAAAACCATTTGAAAAATCACATCATTTTCAGGATTCTACAGCACTTCCTCCAGATTTATCAGTGGTGTAG